A window from Hymenobacter volaticus encodes these proteins:
- a CDS encoding DUF4981 domain-containing protein, translating to MASDGKPHAAIYECKRVYQPAECTLIDASKGLLKIENRHASKSLGDYTAALTVREDGRVVSVKTLPRLQLAAGRDTILSLKPLLPKMKSGAEYLATISFTLPEQATWAPKATR from the coding sequence GTGGCCTCCGACGGCAAGCCCCACGCGGCCATCTACGAGTGCAAGCGGGTGTACCAACCAGCGGAATGCACCTTGATTGATGCCAGCAAAGGCTTGCTGAAAATTGAAAACCGCCACGCCAGCAAATCCCTCGGCGACTACACGGCGGCGCTGACGGTGCGCGAGGATGGCCGGGTAGTTTCCGTCAAGACGCTGCCGCGCCTGCAACTGGCGGCGGGCCGCGACACCATTCTTTCCCTCAAGCCCTTGCTGCCAAAAATGAAATCTGGCGCCGAGTATCTGGCCACTATCTCCTTCACGCTGCCGGAGCAAGCTACTTGGGCCCCCAAGGCCACGAGGTAG